One part of the Pseudocalidococcus azoricus BACA0444 genome encodes these proteins:
- a CDS encoding GNAT family N-acetyltransferase, producing the protein MLVYRDFDIRPWQPQDREAVAALIATVLGEFGLAWEPQGADADVVAVEAFYQDQGGEFWVIEQAGQIVGTAAYYPIARGENAVEIRKMYLHPQARGQGLGQFLLSQLEQQIHQRGFDLIWIETATIMNQAVKLYEKNGYQPTSGIETQRCDRVYYKTLG; encoded by the coding sequence ATGCTGGTTTATCGTGACTTTGACATTCGCCCCTGGCAACCCCAAGATCGGGAAGCAGTTGCAGCCCTCATTGCCACGGTGCTGGGAGAGTTTGGCCTGGCCTGGGAACCCCAAGGGGCCGATGCAGATGTGGTGGCAGTTGAAGCGTTTTATCAAGATCAGGGGGGTGAGTTTTGGGTCATAGAACAAGCCGGGCAAATTGTCGGAACGGCCGCCTATTATCCAATTGCACGGGGGGAGAATGCCGTAGAAATTCGCAAAATGTATCTCCATCCCCAGGCTCGCGGCCAAGGCTTAGGACAGTTTCTCCTCAGCCAATTGGAACAGCAGATTCACCAACGGGGATTTGACTTAATTTGGATTGAAACAGCGACCATTATGAACCAGGCCGTGAAACTCTATGAGAAAAATGGCTATCAGCCCACCAGTGGAATCGAAACTCAACGCTGTGATCGGGTTTATTACAAAACACTAGGATGA
- a CDS encoding diguanylate cyclase domain-containing protein: MTQFLPPSTLINTMMFEEFPIPLVVVDSQGEIVAFSAAMNQVWDYSETSLLNQNLWHLLPQTWQAHLQPAYKAAIITNQTGYAQIFDAPHQRWWQVGFVPKANRSIWLIFWDLTTQQEELIWHQAQLTELRRWYDRLQTIAEISQQVFWEWHIQDDTTLWVGNTVSLFGYTLDTMPQSGQAWLDLIHPDDVTAVQAGWESSQNSGVPYCCEYRVRCQDEHYAWVRDCSQYFHSESGEFRLLGAVADISSRKDAEAAIASNELRFKNLVANLPGHVFRCANDPDWTIQYLSDNIEQTVGYPAVDFINNCRRTFASIIHPDDQQYVYDTIQEIFQRQNHYGVEYRVIRADGQVRWFYESGQAIHNAAGEAQYIDGISIDITVQKQAELELAQSESRFRQLVEDVAVGIIVHNPQGEIILANERAANILGLSLDQLLGKSAQDLDWYVVNETGERLTAAQFPSARATAQLIPIRDVVLGVNRPSQDLIWLQVTAEPHFNASQQLEQVVITLSDITQRKQVEDALRYQSQREQTLNRLIKAIRNSLNLAEIFQTTVDEIGHLLNVDRVAIVQYQPELGQWDHIIEYLRESSLPPSQGLIIPDAQNPIATSLKQGQTVQIHQAETKPNLGEFNRELATSFPGNWLMVPLQVEAHTWGSLTLQQRHPDQAWHPSEVSLLEVIADQLAVAIRQAELYQSLQAANQELSRLAITDDLTQIANRRHFDECLAREWNRLLREQAPLSLVFCDVDDFKAYNDFYGHQAGDECLYLVAQALGTKARRAVDLVARYGGEEFAIILPHTDGAGASRVVENIQASLKALEIPHGASRVSPVVTVSFGISTGRPTPEGSPVHLLEAADQALYQAKAEGRNTYRIIHVP, from the coding sequence ATGACGCAATTTCTTCCCCCGTCAACGTTGATCAATACCATGATGTTTGAGGAGTTTCCAATCCCCCTGGTGGTGGTGGATAGCCAAGGGGAAATCGTTGCGTTTAGTGCTGCCATGAATCAGGTTTGGGATTATTCAGAAACATCTCTACTGAACCAAAATCTATGGCACTTGCTCCCCCAGACCTGGCAAGCCCATCTCCAGCCGGCCTACAAAGCGGCTATCATTACAAACCAAACTGGATATGCCCAAATTTTTGATGCCCCTCATCAGCGTTGGTGGCAGGTGGGATTCGTTCCCAAGGCCAATAGGTCTATATGGTTGATATTTTGGGACTTGACGACTCAGCAAGAGGAACTGATTTGGCATCAAGCCCAACTGACGGAACTGCGCCGCTGGTATGACCGCCTTCAAACCATCGCCGAGATTAGTCAACAAGTTTTTTGGGAATGGCATATTCAAGACGACACAACGCTCTGGGTGGGTAATACTGTCAGCCTTTTTGGCTATACCCTAGATACCATGCCTCAATCGGGCCAGGCCTGGTTAGATTTAATTCATCCGGACGATGTGACAGCAGTACAAGCTGGGTGGGAAAGCAGTCAAAACTCTGGTGTGCCTTACTGTTGTGAATATCGGGTTCGCTGTCAGGATGAACACTATGCTTGGGTGCGCGATTGTAGTCAATATTTCCATTCCGAATCTGGGGAGTTCCGGCTTTTAGGTGCAGTGGCCGATATTAGTAGCCGTAAAGACGCTGAGGCTGCTATTGCCAGCAATGAATTGCGCTTTAAAAATTTAGTTGCCAATTTGCCCGGCCATGTGTTTCGCTGTGCTAACGATCCAGACTGGACAATTCAATACCTGAGTGACAACATTGAGCAAACTGTCGGTTATCCGGCTGTGGATTTTATCAACAACTGTCGCCGCACCTTTGCCAGCATCATTCATCCCGATGATCAGCAGTATGTCTATGACACCATTCAGGAAATCTTCCAGCGACAAAATCACTATGGGGTTGAATACCGAGTGATTCGGGCCGATGGTCAGGTGCGCTGGTTTTATGAGTCGGGACAAGCGATCCATAACGCGGCTGGGGAAGCTCAGTACATTGATGGCATTTCCATCGATATTACGGTTCAGAAACAGGCCGAGTTGGAATTAGCCCAGAGTGAATCCCGCTTTCGCCAGCTCGTTGAAGATGTGGCGGTGGGGATTATTGTTCACAATCCACAAGGGGAGATTATTCTGGCCAATGAACGGGCGGCCAATATTTTGGGGTTATCCCTTGATCAACTCCTGGGAAAATCAGCCCAAGATTTAGATTGGTATGTTGTCAATGAAACTGGAGAGCGTTTAACGGCGGCCCAATTTCCCTCGGCAAGGGCCACAGCACAGTTAATCCCCATTCGGGATGTGGTCTTGGGAGTCAACCGGCCAAGCCAAGATCTAATCTGGTTACAAGTCACGGCCGAACCCCATTTCAACGCCAGCCAGCAGCTAGAACAAGTCGTTATTACCCTCAGTGATATTACCCAACGGAAGCAAGTGGAAGATGCGCTCCGGTATCAATCCCAGCGAGAACAAACCCTGAACCGATTGATTAAAGCCATTCGCAACTCCCTCAATCTGGCAGAAATATTTCAAACCACGGTGGATGAAATTGGGCACTTATTAAATGTTGATCGGGTGGCGATTGTTCAGTATCAGCCAGAATTGGGGCAATGGGATCATATTATTGAGTACCTGAGAGAGTCTTCCCTCCCCCCAAGTCAAGGACTCATTATTCCTGATGCCCAAAACCCGATTGCTACCTCCCTCAAACAGGGGCAAACGGTACAAATTCACCAGGCTGAAACAAAACCTAACCTAGGGGAGTTTAATCGGGAGTTAGCCACCTCCTTTCCGGGGAATTGGTTAATGGTCCCACTCCAGGTTGAAGCCCACACTTGGGGCAGCTTAACCTTGCAACAACGTCACCCCGACCAGGCCTGGCATCCCAGCGAGGTTAGTTTATTAGAAGTGATTGCCGATCAATTAGCAGTGGCCATTCGTCAAGCTGAGCTTTACCAATCCCTGCAAGCTGCCAACCAAGAATTGAGTCGCCTCGCGATTACGGATGACTTAACCCAAATTGCCAATCGCCGTCACTTTGATGAATGTTTAGCTCGGGAATGGAATCGTTTGTTGCGAGAACAAGCCCCTTTGAGTTTGGTGTTTTGTGATGTGGACGACTTTAAGGCCTATAACGATTTCTATGGACATCAAGCTGGAGATGAGTGTTTATACTTGGTAGCCCAGGCCCTCGGGACTAAAGCTAGACGGGCTGTAGATTTAGTGGCTCGCTATGGGGGTGAAGAATTTGCGATCATTTTGCCCCACACTGATGGAGCCGGGGCCAGTCGCGTGGTTGAGAACATCCAAGCCAGCTTGAAAGCCCTGGAAATTCCCCATGGGGCCTCCCGAGTTAGCCCCGTGGTGACGGTGAGTTTTGGCATCAGCACTGGCCGTCCAACCCCAGAAGGCTCTCCAGTCCATCTCCTCGAAGCCGCGGATCAGGCCCTCTATCAGGCCAAAGCAGAAGGGCGCAATACTTACCGGATTATTCATGTTCCATAG
- the sbcD gene encoding exonuclease subunit SbcD, whose amino-acid sequence MVKLLHLSDIHLGSGLGHGRLNPLTGLNTRLEDFVAALTYCIDQALAEAVDLVLFGGDAFPDATPPPLVQEAFAQQFRRLADAQIPTVLLVGNHDQHAQGQGGASLVIYRTLGVPGFIVGDQLSTHRIRTKQGNVQVVTLPWLTRSALLTKPETEGLGLGEVGQLLIQRLMVALAGEIRQLDPERPTVLLAHAMVDTARFGAERFLSVGKGFTIPLSLLAQPEFDYVALGHVHRHQVLCEQPPVIYPGSIERVDFGEEGEEKGFILVEIRKGQTQWQFCPIPTRPFLTLDVDVSLIHEPPQARLLETITQASIDQAIVRLRYRLRPDQTALIDLPSLHEALTPAHSFSIHPELVTQLPRARLPELGLGQTIAPLAALELYLEQRPDLEPLKSELLMAATSLLDDQDWQKEGTTPSHPPGPASEITPIATSVQLDLLSMP is encoded by the coding sequence ATGGTTAAGCTTCTTCATTTATCAGATATTCACCTCGGCAGCGGTCTGGGCCATGGTCGTTTGAATCCCCTCACAGGATTGAATACTCGCCTAGAAGACTTTGTGGCTGCTTTAACCTATTGCATTGACCAGGCCCTGGCGGAAGCCGTTGACTTAGTGTTGTTTGGGGGAGATGCTTTTCCCGATGCCACCCCACCCCCCCTGGTGCAGGAGGCCTTTGCCCAACAATTCCGCCGATTAGCTGATGCCCAGATTCCCACGGTTTTATTAGTCGGTAATCATGATCAACACGCCCAAGGCCAGGGGGGAGCCAGCTTAGTGATTTATCGCACCTTGGGAGTCCCTGGCTTTATTGTCGGCGATCAGCTTTCTACCCACCGTATTAGAACGAAACAGGGTAATGTGCAAGTGGTAACGTTGCCTTGGTTAACTCGTTCCGCTCTCCTAACAAAACCGGAAACTGAGGGACTGGGCTTGGGCGAAGTTGGGCAACTTTTGATTCAGCGGTTAATGGTGGCATTAGCAGGGGAAATTCGACAACTGGATCCCGAACGGCCAACGGTATTACTGGCCCATGCCATGGTGGATACGGCCCGGTTTGGGGCAGAACGCTTTTTAAGTGTCGGGAAAGGCTTTACAATTCCCCTTTCCCTGCTGGCCCAGCCAGAATTTGACTATGTGGCTTTGGGCCATGTCCATCGGCATCAGGTGTTATGTGAGCAGCCCCCCGTAATTTACCCAGGTAGTATTGAGCGGGTTGATTTTGGCGAAGAGGGGGAAGAAAAGGGGTTTATTCTTGTAGAAATCCGTAAAGGCCAGACCCAGTGGCAGTTTTGTCCAATTCCCACCCGCCCCTTTTTAACCTTGGATGTGGACGTATCCCTGATTCATGAGCCTCCCCAGGCCCGGCTTTTAGAGACGATTACTCAGGCCAGCATTGACCAGGCCATTGTCCGCCTGCGGTATCGCCTGCGTCCCGATCAAACGGCCCTGATTGATCTACCGAGTTTGCATGAGGCCCTGACACCCGCCCACAGTTTTAGCATCCATCCCGAACTAGTCACCCAACTACCGCGGGCCCGCCTGCCAGAACTGGGCCTGGGACAGACCATTGCCCCCTTAGCCGCGTTGGAACTGTATTTAGAACAACGCCCCGACCTTGAACCCTTAAAATCTGAGCTATTAATGGCGGCGACATCCTTGCTAGACGATCAAGATTGGCAAAAAGAAGGTACAACTCCGTCTCACCCCCCCGGCCCCGCTTCCGAGATCACACCCATAGCCACCTCCGTTCAATTAGACCTCCTGTCAATGCCTTAG
- a CDS encoding FHA domain-containing protein, translating into MGGISWTIGRSQSCRIVIEDRYASRLHAVINSVMFRHQFLYFVMDKNTVNGTLLNGNNLVYPTLLHDQDVMVMGTTILAFHYPTMFEVKEPRIIKEIQKFSQTISKSIPWPG; encoded by the coding sequence TTGGGGGGTATCAGTTGGACTATTGGTCGTTCTCAAAGTTGTCGGATTGTCATTGAAGATCGCTATGCTTCTCGACTCCATGCAGTGATTAACTCAGTCATGTTTCGGCATCAATTTCTATATTTTGTCATGGATAAAAACACAGTTAACGGCACATTGCTGAATGGGAATAATTTAGTCTATCCAACTCTCCTCCATGATCAAGATGTCATGGTGATGGGAACGACAATTCTGGCATTTCACTATCCGACCATGTTTGAAGTTAAAGAACCCAGGATTATCAAAGAAATTCAAAAATTTTCCCAAACCATTAGCAAAAGTATTCCCTGGCCGGGCTAA
- a CDS encoding PIN/TRAM domain-containing protein: MLDIILSFIFIVAGAAIGFHAVNLLPPMTLEQVANISALRWVVAGFGGLIGIGVGLAVQTAYHRVEADIRHLPADVLLSRAVGLVVGLLLANLLLAPIFLLPIPDDFSFIKPMTAVLTSILFAYTGTTLADSQGRALLRLINPNSVETSLVAEGILKAAASKVLDTSCIIDGRIEQLLTLGFIEGQILVPQFVLQELQLVADAQNDLKRSRGRRGLDILNRLQANLNGRILIHSADYPDLTTVDAKLVRLAQEIDGILVTNDYNLNKVAQFQKVNVFNVNELAQALRPVYLPGDTLELKIIKEGKEPEQGVGYLEDGTMVVVEEGQTHIGDQLPVVVTSALQTSAGRMIFARLKLSSLA; this comes from the coding sequence ATGCTCGACATCATACTATCCTTTATTTTTATTGTTGCTGGAGCCGCGATTGGGTTTCATGCGGTCAATCTTCTTCCTCCCATGACCCTTGAACAAGTGGCCAACATCAGCGCGTTACGGTGGGTTGTGGCCGGATTTGGCGGCTTAATTGGGATTGGAGTTGGTTTAGCAGTCCAAACGGCCTATCACCGAGTTGAGGCCGATATTCGCCATTTACCAGCCGATGTTTTATTGTCACGGGCGGTGGGCCTGGTGGTGGGGCTATTGTTGGCTAACTTGCTCCTGGCACCAATTTTTCTCCTACCCATTCCTGATGATTTCTCGTTCATCAAGCCGATGACAGCCGTATTAACGAGCATTTTATTTGCTTATACCGGAACCACATTAGCAGACAGTCAGGGGCGGGCCCTGTTGCGGTTAATTAATCCTAATTCTGTTGAAACCTCTCTTGTCGCCGAAGGTATCTTAAAGGCCGCCGCCTCAAAGGTACTGGATACGAGTTGTATTATTGATGGCCGGATTGAGCAGTTACTCACCTTGGGGTTTATTGAGGGGCAAATTCTTGTTCCCCAGTTTGTCCTCCAGGAGTTGCAACTGGTTGCGGATGCCCAAAATGACTTAAAGCGGTCGCGAGGACGACGGGGCCTGGATATTTTGAACAGGCTACAGGCTAATCTCAATGGACGGATTTTAATCCATTCCGCTGATTATCCAGACTTGACGACCGTTGATGCCAAGCTGGTCCGACTTGCCCAAGAAATTGATGGTATCTTAGTCACTAACGATTACAACCTCAATAAAGTCGCCCAGTTTCAAAAGGTGAATGTTTTTAATGTCAATGAATTAGCCCAGGCCCTGCGTCCGGTTTACTTGCCGGGGGATACCTTGGAACTAAAAATTATTAAAGAAGGAAAAGAACCAGAACAAGGGGTTGGCTATCTTGAAGATGGGACAATGGTGGTGGTGGAAGAGGGGCAAACCCACATTGGTGATCAATTACCCGTTGTAGTTACCAGTGCCCTCCAAACCTCTGCGGGGCGGATGATTTTTGCTCGCTTAAAGCTGTCTAGTTTAGCCTGA
- a CDS encoding response regulator transcription factor — protein MSEHLLLVDDEPGLRDAVQAYLEDSGFTVTAASNATQAWELLEQQRPDLVITDVMMPQVDGYEFLAKLREDERFSYLPVVFLTARGMKRDRVQGYDAGCDAYLSKPFDPDELVAIIKNLLRRYQQAAAISEPDIADLAGQIAELRSLLVKRGTPLNPNPIKLDLTPREQSVLDLVVQGLMNKEIASQLQTSVRNIEKYVSRLFIKTNTSSRTELVRFALENGLAP, from the coding sequence ATGTCTGAGCATTTGTTGTTGGTGGATGATGAACCGGGGTTGCGGGATGCTGTCCAGGCCTACTTAGAGGACAGTGGGTTTACCGTCACCGCCGCCAGTAATGCCACCCAGGCCTGGGAACTGCTCGAACAACAGCGACCCGATTTAGTCATTACCGATGTGATGATGCCCCAAGTGGATGGCTATGAATTTTTGGCCAAGCTGCGGGAAGACGAACGCTTTAGTTATTTACCCGTTGTGTTCTTAACGGCTCGGGGGATGAAACGGGATCGCGTCCAGGGCTATGACGCAGGTTGTGATGCCTATCTCTCCAAACCCTTTGACCCTGATGAATTGGTTGCCATTATTAAAAATCTCCTCCGCCGCTATCAACAAGCCGCTGCAATTAGCGAACCGGATATTGCCGACTTAGCCGGACAAATTGCCGAATTACGCTCCCTCTTAGTCAAACGCGGCACCCCCTTAAATCCCAATCCGATCAAACTAGATCTGACCCCCAGAGAGCAGAGTGTTTTAGATTTGGTTGTTCAAGGCTTAATGAATAAGGAAATTGCCAGTCAACTCCAAACCAGTGTCCGGAATATTGAAAAATATGTCAGCCGCCTGTTCATTAAAACCAATACCAGTAGTCGCACCGAGTTAGTCCGCTTTGCCCTGGAAAATGGTCTGGCTCCTTGA
- a CDS encoding phosphomannose isomerase type II C-terminal cupin domain yields MEAETMSISAPEMAIAPINTVAATELRPWGSFTILEEGPGYKIKRIEVKPGHRLSLQMHHHRSEHWIVIAGIAKVQRGEEIIMLSPNESTYVPQFTRHRLENPGKINLVLIEVQNGQYLGEDDIQRFEDDYARSHT; encoded by the coding sequence ATGGAAGCTGAGACAATGAGTATATCTGCACCTGAAATGGCCATTGCTCCAATCAATACGGTCGCGGCCACAGAACTGCGTCCTTGGGGATCATTTACGATCTTGGAAGAGGGGCCGGGTTACAAAATTAAGCGGATTGAGGTCAAACCTGGCCATCGCCTGAGTTTACAAATGCACCACCACCGCAGTGAACATTGGATTGTGATTGCTGGTATTGCCAAGGTTCAACGGGGTGAAGAGATTATTATGCTTTCTCCCAATGAATCTACCTATGTGCCCCAGTTTACCCGGCATCGTTTGGAAAATCCGGGCAAGATCAACTTAGTGTTAATTGAAGTTCAGAATGGGCAATATTTGGGCGAGGATGATATCCAACGGTTTGAGGACGACTACGCCCGCTCCCATACTTAA
- a CDS encoding HesB/IscA family protein gives MTVTLTPTAVRELERLRQKSQAKANGEIVRLGVTSGGCADWLYVLEFIQTPQPDDQITETAGLVIAVAADSVAKLTDLTLDYTEDLMGGAFRFHNPMAGQTCGCGLSFKLVDH, from the coding sequence ATGACCGTAACCCTAACCCCCACCGCTGTCCGTGAACTTGAGCGACTACGCCAAAAATCCCAGGCCAAGGCCAATGGAGAGATTGTTCGCTTAGGGGTCACTTCCGGTGGATGCGCTGATTGGCTCTACGTTTTGGAGTTTATTCAAACCCCCCAACCTGATGATCAGATCACGGAAACGGCGGGCCTGGTGATTGCGGTGGCAGCGGACAGTGTGGCTAAATTGACAGATTTGACTTTAGACTACACTGAAGATTTAATGGGTGGGGCCTTTCGATTCCATAATCCGATGGCTGGGCAGACCTGTGGCTGTGGTCTTTCCTTTAAGCTAGTGGATCATTGA
- a CDS encoding LptA/OstA family protein: protein MLGAASVAESQNPSPPDANPVPQQALTILADVQQANSITGIVTARGNVQLIYPARQIQATATQAQYFSRERRIVLTGNVYVLQKGNSLRGDSVTYLIDQEKFVATPVTNQQVESILLIRDNPPKTTNPNP, encoded by the coding sequence GTGCTTGGGGCCGCTTCGGTCGCAGAATCTCAGAATCCATCTCCACCTGATGCCAATCCAGTCCCGCAACAGGCCTTGACCATTCTCGCCGATGTCCAGCAGGCCAACTCCATTACGGGGATCGTCACTGCTCGGGGTAATGTTCAACTCATTTATCCCGCCCGCCAAATTCAGGCTACCGCGACCCAGGCCCAATACTTCAGTCGGGAGCGGCGGATTGTCTTAACTGGCAATGTTTATGTTCTGCAAAAGGGGAATAGCTTACGGGGCGATAGTGTGACGTATTTGATTGATCAGGAAAAGTTTGTCGCCACCCCAGTCACAAACCAACAGGTTGAATCCATTTTGCTGATTCGGGATAATCCTCCCAAGACTACCAATCCAAATCCATAG
- the lptB gene encoding LPS export ABC transporter ATP-binding protein, translating to MKILLEGVRKTYGARTVVDQITLGIEQGEIVGLLGPNGAGKTTTFYLATGLEKPDQGRVWLDRDDITPLPLHRRARLGIGYLPQEPSIFRNLTVAENILLVLEQTNVPRYLWADRLDHLLADLNLHKIAQIKGNRVSGGERRRTELARALAIGVEGPKFLFLDEPFAGVDPIAVGEIQTIVTQLRAQNLGILITDHNVRETLSIVDRAYIMRDGHILAAGAAEALYEDPLVRQYYLGENFVP from the coding sequence ATGAAAATTTTGTTAGAAGGTGTACGCAAAACCTATGGGGCCAGGACAGTTGTTGATCAGATCACCTTAGGGATTGAGCAGGGGGAGATTGTCGGACTCTTGGGGCCAAACGGGGCTGGGAAAACCACAACATTTTATTTAGCCACAGGCCTGGAAAAACCCGATCAGGGAAGAGTTTGGTTAGATCGCGACGACATTACCCCATTGCCCCTCCATCGCCGGGCCAGGTTGGGAATTGGCTATCTCCCCCAAGAACCGAGTATCTTTCGGAATTTAACAGTGGCAGAAAATATTCTCCTAGTTTTAGAGCAAACCAATGTGCCGCGATACCTCTGGGCTGATCGCTTGGATCATTTACTGGCAGATCTGAATCTCCATAAAATTGCTCAGATCAAAGGCAATCGAGTCTCAGGGGGGGAACGGCGGCGCACGGAATTAGCCCGAGCTTTGGCCATTGGCGTTGAGGGGCCCAAATTTTTGTTTTTAGATGAACCTTTTGCCGGGGTGGATCCAATTGCGGTCGGCGAAATTCAAACCATCGTTACCCAACTGCGGGCCCAGAACTTAGGGATATTGATTACTGATCACAATGTTCGGGAAACCCTTTCTATCGTGGATCGGGCCTATATTATGCGGGATGGGCATATTCTCGCGGCGGGGGCAGCAGAGGCCTTATATGAGGATCCCCTCGTCCGGCAATACTATTTGGGTGAAAACTTTGTCCCCTAG